A single Osmerus mordax isolate fOsmMor3 chromosome 9, fOsmMor3.pri, whole genome shotgun sequence DNA region contains:
- the LOC136949420 gene encoding transcription factor Sp3-like isoform X1 — protein MASADVDSSQSEFLQHGGGAENQTTDMSAIQLTGSDQWEVLTPVSTIKEDQGIVHISNSGIVTSNGQYVLPLGNMSNQPIYVTASGNEASANGLSGIQYQVIPQIQNADGTLAGFSTQGLDDGTGQIQLISDGSQGNLGISVATTTTTDLLTQAGHVQSIQGYSGGVPVGLPSNITFVPINSVDLESLGLTGAQTVPIATGVTGVTADGQLIMGGQSLDSHGQDGGTKQSLVSVSDAHQELYVPTTSSSQLPETIDGTGVLTQATAVSAGVSDPSSSENYNSHNHLQHVQSILQLSGDSQGQDLSQAGGQTMQSVQLVNPGTFLIQAQTVTASGQIQWQTFQVQGVQSLQGLQLPQGQGQQLTLAPVQTLPMGQGGQVSLPNLQTVTVNSVGQAGVQYTQGDEAGSPADIQIKEEPDSEEWQLSGDSTLNPNDLSNLRVQMGDEDMDMPSGEGKRLRRVACTCPNCKEAGGRGSSLGKKKQHICHILGCGKVYGKTSHLRAHLRWHSGERPFVCNWMFCGKRFTRSDELQRHRRTHTGEKKFVCTECSKRFMRSDHLAKHIKTHQNKKGGVSASSSPPPSDTIITADGTTLILQSGATTHELLGNQEIPLQLVTVAPGEVME, from the exons ATGGCGTCCGCGGACGTGGACAGCAGTCAAAGCGAGTTTCTGCAACACGGCGGCGGAGCGGAAAATCAG ACCACAGACATGTCAGCCATCCAGCTAACGGGTTCAGACCAGTGGGAGGTTCTCACTCCAGTCTCTACAATAAAGGAGGACCAGGGAATTGTCCACATTTCAAACTCGGGAATTGTCACGTCCAACGGCCAGTATGTGCTACCCCTTGGGAATATGTCCAACCAACCCATCTACGTCACTGCATCCGGGAACGAGGCCTCGGCCAACGGCTTGTCCGGCATCCAGTATCAg GTCATCCCACAGATCCAGAATGCTGATGGAACATTGGCAGGATTCTCTACACAGGGATTGGACGACGGCACGGGACAGATTCAGCTCATTTCTGACGGTAGTCAAGGCAACCTCGGAatcagcgttgccacaacaacGACCACAGACCTATTAACACAGGCGGGCCACGTGCAGTCCATCCAGGGCTATAGTGGAGGGGTCCCCGTCGGTTTGCCCAGCAACATAACATTTGTTCCCATAAACAGTGTGGACCTTGAGTCACTAGGTCTGACCGGCGCTCAGACGGTTCCCATAGCCACGGGTGTCACCGGGGTGACGGCTGATGGACAGCTGATCATGGGTGGCCAATCGCTAGACAGCCATGGACAAGACGGCGGGACCAAACAATCACTGGTCTCAGTTAGTGACGCTCACCAAGAGCTCTACGTGCCAACAACCTCCTCCTCGCAGCTCCCAGAGACCATCGACGGGACGGGGGTCCTGACTCAGGCGACAGCTGTGTCGGCCGGAGTGTCAGACCCCTCGTCTtcagagaactacaactcccacaaCCACCTGCAACACGTCCAG tccatcctccagctctcgGGGGACAGCCAGGGGCAGGACTTATCACAGGCAGGCGGGCAAACTATGCAGAGCGTACAGCTGGTCAACCCCGGAACCTTCCTTATCCAGGCCCAAACAGTCACCGCCTCAGGCCAGATACAGTGGCAGACTTTccag GTCCAAGGGGTTCAGAGCCTCCAGGGTCTCCAGCTGCCCCAAGGCCAGGGGCAACAGCTGACCCTAGCCCCCGTCCAGACCCTCCCCATGGGCCAGGGGGGGCAGGTCAGTCTGCCTAACCTTCAGACGGTGACCGTCAACTCTGTGGGGCAGGCGGGGGTGCAGTACACGCAGGGAGATGAGGCGGGCAGTCCGGCCG ACATCCAGATCAAGGAGGAGCCCGACTCGGAGGAGTGGCAGCTAAGCGGAGACTCCACCCTCAATCCCAACGACCTGTCTAACCTGCGCGTCCAAATGGGCGACGAAGACATGGACATGCCCagcggggaggggaagaggctgAGGAGAGTGGCGTGCACTTGCCCGAACTGCAAAGAAGCCGGAGGGAG GGGTTCGAGTCTGGGGAAGAAAAAGCAGCACATCTGCCACATCCTGGGCTGTGGGAAGGTGTACGGCAAGACGTCCCACCTGCGCGCCCACCTGCGCTGGCACAGCGGGGAGAGGCCCTTCGTCTGCAACTGGATGTTCTGCGGCAAGAGGTTCACCAGGAGCGACGAGCTGCAGAGACACCGGAGAACGCACACGG GTGAGAAGAAGTTTGTGTGCACCGAGTGCTCCAAGAGGTTCATGCGGAGCGATCACCTGGCCAAGCACATAAAGACTCACCAGAACAAAAAGGGCGGCGTGTCCGCCTCCTCGTCCCCGCCCCCCAGCGACACCATCATCACCGCCGACGGAACGACGCTCATCCTCCAATCGGGCGCCACCACTCACGAGCTCCTCGGCAACCAGGAGATACCTTTGCAGCTGGTCACTGTGGCCCCTGGTGAGGTCATGGAATGA
- the LOC136949420 gene encoding transcription factor Sp3-like isoform X2: MASADVDSSQSEFLQHGGGAENQTTDMSAIQLTGSDQWEVLTPVSTIKEDQGIVHISNSGIVTSNGQYVLPLGNMSNQPIYVTASGNEASANGLSGIQYQVIPQIQNADGTLAGFSTQGLDDGTGQIQLISDGSQGNLGISVATTTTTDLLTQAGHVQSIQGYSGGVPVGLPSNITFVPINSVDLESLGLTGAQTVPIATGVTGVTADGQLIMGGQSLDSHGQDGGTKQSLVSVSDAHQELYVPTTSSSQLPETIDGTGVLTQATAVSAGVSDPSSSENYNSHNHLQHVQSILQLSGDSQGQDLSQAGGQTMQSVQLVNPGTFLIQAQTVTASGQIQWQTFQVQGVQSLQGLQLPQGQGQQLTLAPVQTLPMGQGGQVSLPNLQTVTVNSVGQAGVQYTQGDEAGSPADIQIKEEPDSEEWQLSGDSTLNPNDLSNLRVQMGDEDMDMPSGEGKRLRRVACTCPNCKEAGGRGSSLGKKKQHICHILGCGKVYGKTSHLRAHLRWHSGERPFVCNWMFCGKRFTRSDELQRHRRTHTGEKKFVCTECSKRFMRSDHLAKHIKTHQNKKGGVSASSSPPPSDTIITADGTTLILQSGATTHELLGNQEIPLQLVTVAPGL, from the exons ATGGCGTCCGCGGACGTGGACAGCAGTCAAAGCGAGTTTCTGCAACACGGCGGCGGAGCGGAAAATCAG ACCACAGACATGTCAGCCATCCAGCTAACGGGTTCAGACCAGTGGGAGGTTCTCACTCCAGTCTCTACAATAAAGGAGGACCAGGGAATTGTCCACATTTCAAACTCGGGAATTGTCACGTCCAACGGCCAGTATGTGCTACCCCTTGGGAATATGTCCAACCAACCCATCTACGTCACTGCATCCGGGAACGAGGCCTCGGCCAACGGCTTGTCCGGCATCCAGTATCAg GTCATCCCACAGATCCAGAATGCTGATGGAACATTGGCAGGATTCTCTACACAGGGATTGGACGACGGCACGGGACAGATTCAGCTCATTTCTGACGGTAGTCAAGGCAACCTCGGAatcagcgttgccacaacaacGACCACAGACCTATTAACACAGGCGGGCCACGTGCAGTCCATCCAGGGCTATAGTGGAGGGGTCCCCGTCGGTTTGCCCAGCAACATAACATTTGTTCCCATAAACAGTGTGGACCTTGAGTCACTAGGTCTGACCGGCGCTCAGACGGTTCCCATAGCCACGGGTGTCACCGGGGTGACGGCTGATGGACAGCTGATCATGGGTGGCCAATCGCTAGACAGCCATGGACAAGACGGCGGGACCAAACAATCACTGGTCTCAGTTAGTGACGCTCACCAAGAGCTCTACGTGCCAACAACCTCCTCCTCGCAGCTCCCAGAGACCATCGACGGGACGGGGGTCCTGACTCAGGCGACAGCTGTGTCGGCCGGAGTGTCAGACCCCTCGTCTtcagagaactacaactcccacaaCCACCTGCAACACGTCCAG tccatcctccagctctcgGGGGACAGCCAGGGGCAGGACTTATCACAGGCAGGCGGGCAAACTATGCAGAGCGTACAGCTGGTCAACCCCGGAACCTTCCTTATCCAGGCCCAAACAGTCACCGCCTCAGGCCAGATACAGTGGCAGACTTTccag GTCCAAGGGGTTCAGAGCCTCCAGGGTCTCCAGCTGCCCCAAGGCCAGGGGCAACAGCTGACCCTAGCCCCCGTCCAGACCCTCCCCATGGGCCAGGGGGGGCAGGTCAGTCTGCCTAACCTTCAGACGGTGACCGTCAACTCTGTGGGGCAGGCGGGGGTGCAGTACACGCAGGGAGATGAGGCGGGCAGTCCGGCCG ACATCCAGATCAAGGAGGAGCCCGACTCGGAGGAGTGGCAGCTAAGCGGAGACTCCACCCTCAATCCCAACGACCTGTCTAACCTGCGCGTCCAAATGGGCGACGAAGACATGGACATGCCCagcggggaggggaagaggctgAGGAGAGTGGCGTGCACTTGCCCGAACTGCAAAGAAGCCGGAGGGAG GGGTTCGAGTCTGGGGAAGAAAAAGCAGCACATCTGCCACATCCTGGGCTGTGGGAAGGTGTACGGCAAGACGTCCCACCTGCGCGCCCACCTGCGCTGGCACAGCGGGGAGAGGCCCTTCGTCTGCAACTGGATGTTCTGCGGCAAGAGGTTCACCAGGAGCGACGAGCTGCAGAGACACCGGAGAACGCACACGG GTGAGAAGAAGTTTGTGTGCACCGAGTGCTCCAAGAGGTTCATGCGGAGCGATCACCTGGCCAAGCACATAAAGACTCACCAGAACAAAAAGGGCGGCGTGTCCGCCTCCTCGTCCCCGCCCCCCAGCGACACCATCATCACCGCCGACGGAACGACGCTCATCCTCCAATCGGGCGCCACCACTCACGAGCTCCTCGGCAACCAGGAGATACCTTTGCAGCTGGTCACTGTGGCCCCTG GCCTGTAG